In Penaeus vannamei isolate JL-2024 chromosome 4, ASM4276789v1, whole genome shotgun sequence, a single window of DNA contains:
- the Nxt1 gene encoding NTF2-related export protein → MAADSERMKILTACTAAETFTKLYYDSLDKMRHRLGKLYLEDAQLVWNGNSVKGNTRIQKFFEDLPTSVHNILCVDAQPISDKAVGQQSTIQVTTSGFVTFGERKYPFHQSFLITAKEDKWKVVSDVFRFQAVVS, encoded by the exons ATGGCGGCGGATAGC GAACGAATGAAAATTCTTACTGCATGCACAGCAGCTGAAACCTTTACAAAGCTCTATTATGATTCTTTAGACAag ATGCGTCACAGATTAGGGAAGTTGTACCTGGAAGATGCCCAGTTAGTGTGGAATGGGAATTCAGTGAAAGGAAATACCAGGATACAAAAGTTCTTTGAGGACTTGCCTACCAGTGTCCATAACATTTTGTGTGTAGATGCTCAACCTATTAGTG ACAAAGCTGTTGGCCAGCAGTCAACCATTCAAGTCACCACCTCAGGCTTTGTCACCTTTGGCGAAAGGAAATACCCCTTCCATCAGTCATTTTTAATAACTGCTAAAGAAGATAAATGGAAAGTTGTTTCTGATGTATTTAGATTTCAGGCTGTAGTGTCATAG